In Myxococcus guangdongensis, one genomic interval encodes:
- a CDS encoding succinate dehydrogenase encodes MSTQAATADAVATKTPLLKSRLGSFLAVVPLSFWVVNHLWNNLAAFSGGAAWQSAVTTYSNPYAQGLTFIIVLLPLLFHTGWGLVRLFSFRPNNNRYNNYGNFKYLLQRVSALGVLAFLGAHIWLAFLRPRLTLGHPELFEDIAREMHFHGPTLVVYLLGTLGTAYHLANGLQGFAMGWGLLGSERAMRRFEPVSIIIFLLLTAMSWSAIYALYQAGAAFGPAGH; translated from the coding sequence ATGAGCACCCAGGCCGCCACCGCCGACGCCGTTGCAACGAAGACTCCGCTCCTCAAGTCCCGCCTGGGCTCGTTCCTCGCGGTGGTGCCCCTGAGCTTCTGGGTCGTCAACCACCTGTGGAACAACCTGGCCGCCTTCAGTGGCGGCGCGGCGTGGCAGAGCGCCGTCACCACGTACTCCAACCCGTACGCCCAGGGCCTCACCTTCATCATCGTGCTGCTGCCGCTCCTGTTCCACACGGGGTGGGGCCTGGTGCGGCTCTTCAGCTTCCGGCCCAACAACAACCGGTACAACAACTACGGCAACTTCAAGTACCTGCTCCAGCGCGTCAGCGCCCTGGGCGTGCTCGCCTTCCTGGGCGCCCACATCTGGCTGGCGTTCCTGCGCCCGCGCCTGACGCTGGGTCACCCGGAGCTGTTCGAGGACATCGCCCGGGAGATGCACTTCCACGGCCCCACGCTCGTCGTCTACCTGCTGGGCACGCTGGGCACCGCGTACCACCTGGCCAACGGCCTGCAGGGCTTCGCCATGGGCTGGGGTCTGCTCGGCTCCGAGCGCGCCATGCGCCGCTTCGAGCCGGTCTCCATCATCATCTTCCTGCTGCTGACGGCGATGAGCTGGAGCGCCATCTACGCGCTGTACCAGGCGGGCGCGGCCTTCGGGCCCGCGGGCCACTAG
- a CDS encoding single-stranded DNA-binding protein, with translation MAGGVNKVILIGNLGADPEVRFTPGGQAVANFRIATSESWTDKNGQKQERTEWHRIVVWGKLAELCGEYLKKGRQCYVEGRLQTREWTDKENRKNYTTEVVANAVTFLGGRDAGDNMGSGGGGGGGRRNFGSQPRGGDNNDYGQPPPMDDGMGGGSSGGNNEDDIPF, from the coding sequence ATGGCAGGAGGCGTGAACAAGGTCATCCTCATCGGCAACCTGGGTGCGGACCCCGAAGTGCGGTTCACCCCGGGCGGTCAGGCGGTCGCGAACTTCCGCATCGCGACCAGCGAGAGCTGGACCGACAAGAACGGCCAGAAGCAGGAGCGGACCGAGTGGCACCGCATCGTCGTCTGGGGAAAGCTCGCGGAGCTCTGCGGCGAGTACCTGAAGAAGGGGCGGCAGTGCTACGTCGAGGGCCGCCTCCAGACGCGTGAGTGGACCGACAAGGAGAACCGCAAGAACTACACGACCGAGGTCGTGGCCAACGCGGTGACGTTCCTGGGCGGCCGTGACGCCGGGGACAACATGGGCAGTGGCGGCGGTGGTGGTGGCGGGCGCCGGAACTTCGGCTCGCAGCCGCGCGGCGGCGACAACAACGACTACGGCCAGCCGCCTCCGATGGATGACGGCATGGGCGGTGGCAGCAGCGGCGGCAACAACGAGGACGACATCCCGTTCTGA